In a single window of the Streptomyces sp. HUAS ZL42 genome:
- a CDS encoding class I SAM-dependent methyltransferase → MSSQDPAFIRTTQSSYDAIARDYAAQFPAEGLDGTPPLDRAVLTAFAELAREHAPAPVGDLGSGPGHVTARLHALGVPVFGVDVSPRMVELARRAHPGLRFHVGSMTSLDLPDETLGGILALYSIIHVPDDHLPAVFAEFHRVLVPGGHVLLSFQSDEDGHLHLAERFGHTISLDYYWRTPDTVATHLTKAGLHPQARVLREPLDEEKRPRAFVLARKPAV, encoded by the coding sequence GTGAGCTCCCAGGACCCTGCATTCATTCGGACCACGCAATCGTCGTACGACGCGATAGCCCGCGACTACGCGGCCCAGTTCCCGGCGGAGGGCCTGGACGGCACACCTCCCCTGGACCGGGCCGTGCTCACCGCCTTTGCCGAGCTGGCGCGTGAGCACGCTCCCGCCCCGGTCGGCGACCTGGGCAGCGGCCCCGGCCATGTCACCGCCCGGCTGCACGCCCTCGGCGTCCCGGTCTTCGGCGTCGACGTGTCTCCCCGCATGGTCGAACTGGCCCGCCGCGCGCATCCCGGTCTCCGCTTCCACGTCGGCTCGATGACCTCCCTGGACCTCCCGGACGAGACCCTCGGCGGCATCCTCGCGCTCTACTCGATCATCCACGTCCCGGACGATCACCTGCCGGCGGTCTTCGCCGAGTTCCACCGCGTCCTCGTGCCCGGTGGCCACGTCCTGCTGTCGTTCCAGAGCGACGAGGACGGCCACCTGCACCTCGCGGAACGTTTCGGCCACACCATTTCGCTCGACTACTACTGGCGCACCCCGGACACCGTCGCCACTCACCTGACCAAGGCCGGCCTCCATCCCCAGGCCCGCGTCCTGCGCGAACCCCTCGACGAGGAGAAACGCCCTCGCGCCTTCGTACTGGCCCGCAAGCCGGCGGTTTGA
- a CDS encoding N-acetylneuraminate synthase family protein translates to MSTNSRLRTFGSRIAGPGQPVYICGEIGINHNGELENAFKLIDVAAEAGCDAVKFQKRTPEICTPRDQWDIERDTPWGRMTYIDYRHRVEFGEDEYRQIDEYCKEKGIAWFASPWDTEAVAFLEKFDVPAHKVASASLTDDELLRALRATGRTVILSTGMSTPKQIRHAVEVLGSENILLCHATSTYPAKAEELNLRVINTLEMEYPNVPIGYSGHETGLQTTLAAVALGATFVERHITLDRAMWGSDQAASVEPQGLQRLVRDIRTIEASLGDGIKKVYDSELGPMKKLRRVAGVVAEAEIAAAAGEPVAV, encoded by the coding sequence ATGAGCACCAACTCCCGTCTCCGCACCTTCGGTTCGCGCATCGCGGGCCCCGGTCAGCCCGTCTACATCTGCGGCGAGATCGGCATCAACCACAACGGCGAGCTCGAGAACGCCTTCAAGCTGATCGACGTGGCGGCCGAGGCCGGCTGCGACGCCGTCAAGTTCCAGAAGCGCACGCCCGAGATCTGCACCCCGCGCGACCAGTGGGACATCGAGCGGGACACGCCCTGGGGCCGGATGACGTACATCGACTACCGCCACCGCGTCGAGTTCGGCGAGGACGAGTACCGGCAGATCGACGAGTACTGCAAGGAGAAGGGCATCGCCTGGTTCGCGTCCCCGTGGGACACGGAGGCGGTCGCGTTCCTGGAGAAGTTCGACGTACCCGCGCACAAGGTGGCGTCCGCGTCCCTGACGGACGACGAGCTGCTGCGCGCCCTGCGCGCGACGGGCCGCACGGTCATCCTGTCGACCGGCATGTCGACCCCCAAGCAGATCCGCCACGCGGTGGAGGTGCTGGGCAGCGAGAACATCCTCCTCTGCCACGCCACGTCGACGTACCCGGCGAAGGCGGAGGAGCTGAACCTCCGCGTGATCAACACGCTGGAGATGGAGTACCCGAACGTCCCGATCGGCTACTCCGGGCACGAGACGGGCCTGCAGACCACGCTGGCCGCCGTCGCGCTCGGCGCGACGTTCGTCGAGCGCCACATCACCCTCGACCGCGCGATGTGGGGCTCCGACCAGGCCGCCTCGGTCGAGCCGCAGGGCCTTCAGCGCCTCGTCCGCGACATCCGCACGATCGAGGCCTCGCTGGGCGACGGCATCAAGAAGGTCTACGACTCCGAGCTCGGCCCGATGAAGAAGCTGCGCCGCGTCGCCGGCGTCGTCGCCGAGGCGGAGATCGCGGCGGCGGCGGGCGAGCCGGTCGCCGTCTGA
- a CDS encoding NTP transferase domain-containing protein, translating into MSNSEADRGAVVRRVLAVIPARGGSKGVPAKNLAPVGGVPLVARAVRECRATRLVTDVVVSTDDQAIAAAAREAGAEVVLRPAAIAGDTATSEAAVLHAMDAHEALHGAVVDVVLLVQCTSPFIAREDVEGVAAAVVENGADTAVTVAPFHGFIWRDAEPEAPAATGGHGVNHDKSFRPRRQDRPQDLLETGAAYAMDAAGFRRHQHRFFGRTELVRTDPARVLEIDDPHDLARARALAPLFDAGRPDALPTAADIDAVVLDFDGTQTDDRVLIDADGREFVSVHRGDGLGIAALRRSGLRMLILSTEQNQVVAARARKLRIPVLHGIDRKDLALKQWCEEQGIAPERVLYVGNDVNDLPCFALVGWPVAVASAHDVVRGAARAVTTVPGGDGAIREIASWILGPSLDSLTK; encoded by the coding sequence ATGTCCAATTCGGAAGCGGACCGGGGCGCCGTCGTGCGCCGGGTGCTCGCGGTGATTCCCGCACGCGGCGGCTCCAAGGGCGTGCCCGCGAAGAACCTCGCCCCCGTCGGCGGTGTTCCGCTGGTGGCGCGGGCGGTGCGCGAGTGCCGGGCGACCCGTCTGGTGACGGACGTCGTCGTGTCGACGGACGACCAGGCCATCGCGGCCGCCGCCCGAGAAGCCGGCGCCGAGGTGGTGCTGCGGCCGGCCGCCATCGCCGGGGACACGGCGACGTCGGAGGCGGCCGTTCTGCACGCCATGGACGCACACGAGGCCCTGCACGGGGCCGTGGTGGACGTCGTCCTGCTGGTCCAGTGCACCAGCCCGTTCATCGCCCGCGAGGACGTCGAGGGGGTGGCGGCCGCGGTCGTCGAGAACGGTGCGGACACGGCGGTGACCGTGGCGCCGTTCCACGGCTTCATCTGGCGGGACGCGGAGCCCGAGGCGCCTGCCGCGACCGGCGGTCACGGCGTCAACCACGACAAGTCCTTCCGCCCCCGCCGCCAGGACCGTCCCCAGGACCTGCTGGAGACCGGTGCCGCCTACGCGATGGACGCGGCCGGTTTCCGCAGGCATCAGCACCGCTTCTTCGGCCGCACCGAACTCGTGCGCACCGACCCCGCGCGGGTGCTGGAGATCGACGACCCGCACGACCTGGCCCGGGCACGCGCACTCGCACCACTCTTCGACGCGGGCCGCCCGGACGCCCTCCCGACCGCCGCCGACATCGACGCGGTCGTTCTCGACTTCGACGGCACCCAGACCGACGACCGGGTGCTGATCGACGCCGACGGACGGGAGTTCGTCTCCGTGCACCGCGGGGACGGCCTCGGCATCGCGGCCCTGCGGCGCAGCGGCCTGCGGATGCTGATCCTGTCCACGGAACAGAACCAGGTCGTCGCCGCCCGGGCCCGGAAGCTCAGGATCCCGGTCCTGCACGGCATCGACCGCAAGGACCTCGCACTCAAGCAGTGGTGCGAGGAGCAGGGCATCGCGCCCGAGCGCGTGCTCTACGTCGGCAACGACGTCAACGACCTCCCGTGCTTCGCCCTCGTCGGCTGGCCCGTGGCGGTCGCGAGCGCCCACGACGTCGTGCGCGGCGCCGCACGCGCGGTCACCACCGTCCCCGGTGGCGACGGCGCGATCCGAGAGATCGCCAGCTGGATCCTCGGCCCCTCTCTCGATTCCCTCACCAAGTAA
- a CDS encoding BMP family protein produces the protein MRRVAKLSAACIATAALALSATACGSTSSDNDTAATGTAGSDKGVKIGLAFDVGGRGDRSFNDSAARGADKAKAEFGGEIKELTAKTSDTEADREQRLTDLADAGYNPIIGVGFSYATSMTKVAAKYPKISFGIVDSVVDAPNVNSITFTEEQGSYLAGVAAALKTKKNHVGFIGGVDTPLIKKFEAGYVQGVKDTNPKVTVDVQYLTHGSDLSGFSSPDKGKEAASGMLDKGADVIYSAAGSSGNGSIEAVSGVKGTWAIGVDSDQYNIPGLAKYKNSILTSMVKNVDVGVYDFIKSVHDGKPLTGQNNYSLAKGGVSLATSGGFIDDIKSQLDTAKQKIVDGSITVKTTP, from the coding sequence GTGCGCCGGGTAGCCAAGCTTTCCGCTGCGTGTATCGCGACCGCAGCTCTCGCACTGTCTGCCACAGCCTGTGGCAGCACCTCCTCCGACAACGACACCGCGGCCACCGGCACTGCCGGCAGCGACAAGGGTGTCAAGATCGGTCTCGCCTTCGACGTGGGCGGCCGTGGTGACCGTTCCTTCAACGACTCCGCCGCGCGTGGCGCCGACAAGGCCAAGGCGGAGTTCGGCGGCGAGATCAAGGAGCTGACCGCCAAGACCTCCGACACCGAGGCCGACCGCGAGCAGCGTCTCACCGACCTCGCCGACGCCGGCTACAACCCGATCATCGGTGTCGGCTTCTCCTACGCCACGTCGATGACCAAGGTCGCCGCGAAGTACCCGAAGATCAGCTTCGGCATCGTCGACTCGGTCGTGGACGCCCCGAACGTCAACAGCATCACGTTCACCGAGGAGCAGGGCTCCTACCTTGCCGGCGTCGCCGCGGCACTGAAGACCAAGAAGAACCACGTCGGCTTCATCGGCGGCGTCGACACTCCGCTGATCAAGAAGTTCGAGGCGGGTTACGTCCAGGGCGTCAAGGACACCAACCCGAAGGTCACGGTCGACGTCCAGTACCTGACGCACGGCTCCGACCTCTCCGGCTTCTCCAGCCCCGACAAGGGCAAGGAGGCCGCGTCGGGCATGCTCGACAAGGGCGCCGACGTCATCTACTCGGCGGCCGGCTCCTCCGGCAACGGCTCGATCGAGGCCGTCAGCGGCGTCAAGGGCACCTGGGCCATCGGCGTGGACTCCGACCAGTACAACATCCCGGGTCTGGCCAAGTACAAGAACTCGATCCTGACCTCGATGGTCAAGAACGTCGACGTCGGTGTCTACGACTTCATCAAGTCCGTGCACGACGGCAAGCCGCTGACGGGCCAGAACAACTACTCGCTCGCCAAGGGCGGTGTCTCGCTGGCCACCAGCGGTGGCTTCATCGACGACATCAAGTCCCAGCTGGACACGGCCAAGCAGAAGATCGTCGACGGCTCCATCACGGTCAAGACCACCCCGTGA
- a CDS encoding ABC transporter permease: MKKFTQRMDKERLLLGIAAPLLALVAALVVTTLVILATGKNPGAAFSDMVTYGSASDSQVYILNKATTYYLAGVAVAIGFRMNLFNIGVDGQYRLAAFFAAVLGGALTLPGFISVPLIILCAMGVGALWAGIAGILKVTRGVSEVISTIMLNSIATAIIAYLLQPGKLAELQAGGTVVSTTPLPEDSWFFTIDTGASGMLWGFIVIAVVVGVAYWFVLGRTRFGFDLRTVGQSESAATASGVSVKRMIATSMIISGAVAGLIGMPTLLNDSHQFSNDFPSGIGFTGIAIALLGRNHPIGIALGALLWGFLERTTNHLEFEGYDKEILGVIQGVIVLCVVIAYEVVRRYGLKRQQQRVGAELAAQAAAPTKKQEVA, translated from the coding sequence ATGAAGAAGTTCACCCAACGCATGGACAAGGAGCGGCTGCTCCTCGGGATCGCGGCACCGCTGCTCGCGCTCGTCGCCGCGCTCGTCGTCACCACCTTGGTGATCCTCGCCACCGGCAAGAACCCGGGCGCCGCGTTCAGCGACATGGTGACCTACGGCTCCGCCAGCGACAGTCAGGTCTACATCCTCAACAAGGCGACCACGTACTACCTCGCGGGCGTCGCGGTGGCCATCGGCTTCCGCATGAACCTGTTCAACATCGGCGTCGACGGCCAGTACCGGCTCGCCGCGTTCTTCGCGGCGGTGCTCGGCGGCGCGCTGACCCTGCCGGGCTTCATCTCGGTCCCGCTGATCATCCTCTGCGCGATGGGCGTGGGCGCCCTCTGGGCGGGTATCGCCGGCATTCTCAAGGTGACCCGGGGCGTCAGCGAGGTCATCTCGACGATCATGCTGAACTCCATCGCCACCGCGATCATCGCCTACCTCCTCCAGCCCGGGAAGCTCGCCGAGCTCCAGGCCGGCGGCACCGTGGTGTCGACCACGCCGCTGCCGGAGGACTCGTGGTTCTTCACCATCGACACGGGCGCGTCGGGCATGCTCTGGGGCTTCATCGTGATCGCCGTGGTCGTCGGTGTGGCGTACTGGTTCGTGCTCGGCCGCACCCGCTTCGGGTTCGACCTGCGCACCGTCGGCCAGTCCGAGTCCGCCGCCACGGCGAGCGGTGTCAGCGTCAAGCGCATGATCGCCACCAGCATGATCATCTCGGGTGCCGTGGCCGGTCTGATCGGCATGCCGACGCTCCTCAACGACAGCCACCAGTTCAGCAACGACTTCCCCTCGGGCATCGGCTTCACCGGCATCGCCATCGCGCTGCTCGGCCGCAACCACCCGATCGGCATCGCGCTCGGCGCGCTGCTCTGGGGCTTCCTGGAGCGCACCACCAACCACCTCGAGTTCGAGGGCTACGACAAGGAGATCCTCGGCGTCATCCAGGGCGTCATCGTCCTGTGCGTCGTCATCGCCTACGAGGTCGTACGCCGCTACGGCCTCAAGCGCCAGCAGCAGCGGGTCGGCGCCGAGCTCGCCGCCCAGGCCGCCGCCCCGACCAAGAAGCAGGAGGTGGCGTGA
- a CDS encoding cytidine deaminase produces MTPVDWEKLRAVARDAMSRAYAPYSGYPVGVAALVDDGRFVSGCNVENASYGLGLCAECGLVSELQNTGGGRLTHFTCVDGRGEILVPCGRCRQLLYEFGGPDLLLETPEGILPLSEMLPQAFGPGHLGQ; encoded by the coding sequence GTGACCCCCGTCGACTGGGAGAAGCTGCGTGCGGTGGCCCGGGACGCCATGTCCCGGGCGTACGCCCCGTACTCCGGCTACCCGGTCGGCGTGGCGGCCCTCGTCGACGACGGGCGTTTCGTGTCGGGCTGCAACGTGGAGAACGCCTCCTACGGCCTCGGCCTGTGCGCCGAGTGCGGCCTGGTCTCGGAGCTGCAGAACACCGGCGGCGGCCGGCTCACGCACTTCACGTGCGTGGACGGCAGGGGCGAGATCCTCGTACCGTGCGGCCGGTGCAGGCAGCTGCTGTACGAGTTCGGGGGCCCCGACCTGCTCCTGGAGACCCCCGAGGGGATCCTGCCGCTGTCGGAGATGCTGCCCCAGGCCTTCGGCCCCGGCCATCTCGGCCAGTAA
- a CDS encoding ABC transporter permease, whose product MTATMTDTPPPAAPKADTGRTRSGRSLGQILMIVAGALILVSAVRVITGADQLTADGQVSAALSLAVPIALAGLAGLWSERSGVVNIGLEGMMILGTFGAGWIGWQSSPWLGLLCGIGFGVLGGLVHAVATITFGVDHIVSGVAVNLLALGITQYLAKLFFSEGEAADAGGNPKQSPPADSLPHVDVPGLSDGLQSVENHHWFLISDLAGILGGLVTNLSVVTILAVLLFVGSWWLLWRTPFGLRLRSCGENPIAAESLGVNVYKYKYAAVAVSGGLAGLGGAFLALVTSHIYLEGQTGGRGYIGLAAMIFGNWRPGGLAMGAGLFGYSDALQLRSGGETVHALLLVLVVLLALLAGWKLYRKAHWQGGIALFVAALVLLWYLFTDEVPNDFVGATPYVVTLLVLSLSAQRLRMPKADGMRYRKGQGK is encoded by the coding sequence ATGACTGCCACGATGACAGACACGCCGCCGCCCGCGGCACCCAAGGCGGACACCGGACGCACCCGGTCGGGCCGCTCGCTCGGCCAGATCCTCATGATCGTCGCGGGTGCCCTGATCCTCGTGTCCGCGGTCCGCGTCATCACCGGCGCCGACCAGCTCACCGCCGACGGACAGGTCTCCGCGGCACTCAGCCTCGCCGTGCCCATCGCGCTCGCCGGTCTCGCCGGCCTGTGGTCCGAGCGGTCCGGCGTGGTCAACATCGGCCTCGAGGGCATGATGATCCTCGGCACCTTCGGCGCCGGCTGGATCGGCTGGCAGTCCAGCCCCTGGCTCGGCCTGCTGTGCGGCATCGGCTTCGGTGTCCTCGGCGGCCTGGTGCACGCCGTCGCCACCATCACCTTCGGCGTCGACCACATCGTCTCCGGTGTCGCCGTCAACCTGCTCGCGCTCGGCATCACCCAGTACCTCGCCAAGCTCTTCTTCTCGGAGGGCGAGGCCGCGGACGCGGGCGGCAACCCCAAGCAGTCCCCGCCCGCCGACTCGCTGCCCCACGTCGACGTGCCCGGTCTCTCCGACGGCCTCCAGTCCGTCGAGAACCACCACTGGTTCCTGATCTCCGACCTCGCGGGCATCCTCGGCGGACTGGTCACCAACCTGTCCGTGGTGACGATCCTGGCCGTGCTGCTGTTCGTCGGCAGCTGGTGGCTGCTGTGGCGCACCCCGTTCGGTCTGCGGCTGCGCTCCTGCGGTGAGAACCCGATCGCCGCGGAGTCCCTCGGCGTCAACGTCTACAAGTACAAGTACGCGGCCGTGGCCGTCTCCGGCGGTCTCGCCGGACTCGGCGGCGCCTTCCTCGCGCTGGTCACCTCGCACATCTACCTTGAGGGCCAGACCGGAGGCCGCGGCTACATCGGTCTCGCGGCCATGATCTTCGGCAACTGGCGACCCGGTGGACTGGCGATGGGCGCCGGCCTGTTCGGCTACTCGGACGCGCTGCAGCTGCGCAGCGGCGGCGAGACCGTGCACGCGCTGCTGCTCGTGCTGGTCGTCCTGCTCGCCCTGCTCGCGGGCTGGAAGCTGTACCGCAAGGCGCACTGGCAGGGCGGGATCGCCCTCTTCGTCGCCGCGCTCGTCCTGCTCTGGTACCTGTTCACCGACGAGGTGCCGAACGACTTCGTCGGCGCCACGCCGTACGTCGTCACCCTGCTCGTGCTGTCGCTGTCCGCGCAGCGCCTCAGGATGCCCAAGGCCGACGGCATGCGGTACCGGAAGGGACAGGGCAAGTGA
- a CDS encoding thymidine phosphorylase — translation MAMDAISVIRTKRDRGELSDEQIDWVIDAYTRGEVADEQMSALAMAILLNGMNRREIARWTAAMIASGERMDFSSLSRPTADKHSTGGVGDKITLPLAPLVAACGAAVPQLSGRGLGHTGGTLDKLESIPGWRALLSNEEMLHVLDTTGAVICAAGDGLAPADKKLYALRDVTGTVEAIPLIASSIMSKKIAEGTGSLVLDVKVGTGAFMKTIEDARELASTMVGLGTDHGVKTVALLTDMSTPLGLTAGNALEVRESVEVLAGGGPADVVELTLALAREMLDAAGVKDADPAKALADGSAMDVWRRMIAAQGGDPDAPLPTSREQHVVKAPFSGVLTRLDAYDIGIAAWRLGAGRARKEDPVQAAAGVELHAKPGDTVTEGRPLLTLHTDTPERFEYALQAVDGSYDIGAAGTEFQASPVVLERIA, via the coding sequence ATGGCCATGGACGCCATCTCCGTCATCCGCACCAAGCGGGACCGCGGTGAGCTCAGTGACGAGCAGATCGACTGGGTCATCGACGCGTACACCCGCGGCGAGGTCGCCGACGAGCAGATGTCGGCCCTCGCCATGGCCATCCTGCTCAACGGCATGAACCGCCGTGAGATCGCCCGCTGGACCGCCGCCATGATCGCCTCGGGCGAGCGCATGGACTTCTCGTCCCTGTCCCGGCCGACGGCGGACAAGCACTCCACGGGTGGCGTGGGCGACAAGATCACGCTGCCGCTGGCCCCCCTGGTGGCGGCCTGCGGGGCCGCGGTCCCGCAGCTGTCCGGCCGCGGCCTCGGACACACGGGCGGCACGCTGGACAAGCTGGAGTCGATCCCCGGCTGGCGGGCCCTGCTCTCGAACGAGGAGATGCTGCACGTCCTGGACACCACGGGCGCGGTGATCTGCGCGGCGGGCGACGGCCTGGCACCGGCGGACAAGAAGCTGTACGCGCTGCGGGATGTGACCGGCACGGTAGAGGCCATCCCGCTCATCGCCTCCTCGATCATGTCGAAGAAGATCGCCGAGGGCACGGGCTCCCTGGTCCTGGACGTGAAGGTGGGCACGGGAGCCTTCATGAAGACGATCGAGGACGCGCGCGAACTGGCGTCCACGATGGTGGGCCTCGGCACCGACCACGGCGTGAAGACGGTCGCGCTCCTGACGGACATGTCGACCCCGCTGGGCCTGACGGCGGGCAACGCGCTGGAGGTCCGCGAGTCGGTGGAGGTCCTGGCGGGCGGCGGTCCGGCGGACGTCGTGGAGCTGACCCTGGCCCTGGCCCGCGAAATGCTGGACGCCGCCGGGGTGAAGGACGCCGACCCGGCGAAGGCCCTGGCCGACGGTTCGGCGATGGACGTCTGGCGCCGCATGATCGCGGCCCAGGGTGGCGACCCGGACGCACCGCTGCCCACGTCGCGTGAGCAGCACGTGGTGAAGGCCCCGTTTTCGGGCGTCCTGACCCGCCTGGACGCCTACGACATCGGCATCGCGGCATGGCGCCTGGGCGCGGGGCGCGCCCGCAAGGAGGACCCGGTGCAGGCGGCGGCGGGCGTGGAACTCCACGCCAAGCCGGGAGACACCGTGACCGAGGGCCGGCCCCTGCTCACCCTCCACACGGACACCCCGGAACGCTTCGAGTACGCGCTGCAGGCCGTGGACGGGTCGTACGACATCGGGGCGGCGGGGACGGAGTTCCAGGCGTCGCCGGTTGTCCTGGAACGCATCGCGTGA
- a CDS encoding M20 family metallopeptidase, whose protein sequence is MSSESEVDHPGEALLPGTLPEALRAELVAFRRDLHMHPELGNQEFRTTAAIKARLEKAGLQPRVLAVGTGLVCDIGDPVEGVGRLALRADIDALPIPDAKSECPYRSTVPDRAHACGHDVHTTVVLGAGLVLSDLHRQGLLPRPVRLLFQPAEEVLPGGAADAIECGVLDGVDQIIAVHCDPRVDVGKIGLRAGAITSACDRLEISLDGPGGHTARPHLTTDLVTAAARVVTDVPALVARRVDTRAGVAVTWGRIESGHAPNVIPQHAELSGTVRCLDIDAWRQAPDIVVGAIDDVANLHGAKSEINYVRGVPPVVNDPAVTELLREAMFTRRGTDSVEGTEQSLGGEDFSWYLERVPGAMARLGVRALGERSVRDLHQGDFDVDESAIKVGVELFTAAALLDATD, encoded by the coding sequence ATGTCCTCAGAGTCCGAGGTCGATCACCCCGGGGAAGCCCTGCTCCCCGGGACGCTGCCGGAGGCGCTCCGCGCCGAGCTGGTGGCGTTCCGGCGCGACCTGCACATGCACCCGGAGCTCGGCAACCAGGAGTTCCGCACGACCGCCGCGATCAAGGCCCGGCTCGAGAAGGCCGGGCTCCAGCCGCGCGTACTCGCCGTCGGGACCGGGCTCGTATGTGACATCGGTGACCCCGTGGAGGGCGTCGGCAGGCTCGCCCTGCGGGCCGACATCGACGCCCTGCCCATCCCGGACGCGAAGAGCGAGTGCCCGTACCGCTCGACCGTGCCCGACCGCGCGCACGCCTGCGGTCACGACGTGCACACGACCGTCGTGCTCGGGGCCGGGCTCGTGCTGTCCGACCTGCACCGCCAGGGCCTGCTCCCGCGGCCCGTGCGGCTCCTCTTCCAGCCCGCCGAGGAGGTGCTGCCCGGCGGGGCCGCGGACGCCATCGAGTGCGGGGTGCTCGACGGGGTGGACCAGATCATCGCCGTGCACTGCGATCCCCGGGTCGACGTGGGGAAGATCGGGTTGCGGGCCGGTGCCATCACATCGGCGTGCGACCGGCTCGAGATCTCGCTGGACGGTCCCGGCGGGCACACCGCCCGGCCCCATCTGACCACCGACCTCGTCACCGCCGCCGCCCGCGTCGTCACCGACGTGCCCGCGCTGGTCGCACGGCGCGTCGACACCCGCGCCGGGGTCGCCGTGACCTGGGGCCGCATCGAGTCCGGCCATGCGCCCAACGTCATTCCGCAGCACGCGGAGCTGTCCGGGACGGTGCGCTGCCTCGACATCGACGCCTGGCGGCAGGCCCCGGACATCGTGGTCGGGGCCATCGACGACGTCGCCAACCTGCACGGCGCCAAGTCCGAGATCAACTACGTGCGTGGCGTTCCGCCGGTGGTGAACGACCCGGCCGTGACCGAGCTGCTGCGGGAAGCCATGTTCACGCGGCGCGGGACCGACTCCGTCGAGGGCACCGAGCAGAGCCTCGGCGGCGAGGACTTCTCCTGGTACCTCGAGCGGGTACCCGGAGCCATGGCCCGGCTCGGCGTGCGGGCCCTGGGGGAGCGCTCGGTGCGCGATCTGCACCAGGGTGACTTCGACGTCGACGAGTCCGCCATCAAGGTCGGCGTCGAGCTCTTCACCGCGGCCGCGCTGCTGGACGCCACGGACTGA
- a CDS encoding ABC transporter ATP-binding protein: MANKDIDITVRTGTVHALCGENGAGKSTLMKILYGMQQPDEGTITVNGERVTFHNPADAIARGIGMVHQHFMLADNLTVLENVVLGAEKLYGIGGQARAKIKELSDAYGLNVRPDVLMEELGVADRQRVEILKVLYRGAKTLILDEPTAVLVPQEVDALFDNLRELKAEGLTVIFISHKLGEVLSVADEITVIRRGTTVGTVEPRTTTAKQLAELMVGSELPTPETEESTVTDVPLLKVDGLHLTQTDLDGVERVILDEISFTIHKGEVLGIAGVEGNGQSELVEAIMGIRDPDVGVITLDGTDISHAPTRRRREAGVGYIPEDRHRHGLLLEAPLWENRILGHVTERPNSRGGMIDIKAARADTARIISAYDVRTPGIEVTAASLSGGNQQKLIVGREMSHAPKLLIAAHPTRGVDVGAQAAIWDHIREARREGMAVLLVSADLDELIGLSDTLRVMYRGRLVADADPATITPEELGSAMTGAATGHLEHAEDDDR; the protein is encoded by the coding sequence GTGGCCAACAAGGACATCGACATCACCGTCCGCACGGGCACCGTCCACGCCCTGTGCGGTGAGAACGGCGCCGGCAAGTCCACGCTGATGAAGATCCTCTACGGCATGCAGCAGCCGGACGAGGGCACCATCACCGTGAACGGCGAGCGGGTCACCTTCCACAACCCCGCCGACGCCATCGCCCGCGGCATCGGCATGGTGCACCAGCACTTCATGCTCGCCGACAACCTCACCGTCCTCGAGAACGTCGTCCTCGGCGCGGAGAAGCTGTACGGCATCGGCGGCCAGGCCCGAGCGAAGATCAAGGAGCTCTCCGACGCGTACGGGCTGAACGTCCGGCCCGACGTCCTCATGGAGGAGCTCGGCGTCGCCGACCGCCAGCGCGTGGAGATCCTCAAGGTCCTCTACCGCGGCGCCAAGACCCTCATCCTCGACGAGCCCACCGCCGTCCTCGTTCCGCAGGAGGTCGACGCCCTCTTCGACAACCTGCGCGAGCTGAAGGCCGAGGGGCTCACCGTCATCTTCATCTCCCACAAGCTGGGAGAGGTCCTGTCCGTCGCCGACGAGATCACCGTCATCCGGCGCGGCACCACGGTCGGCACCGTCGAGCCCAGGACCACCACCGCCAAGCAGCTCGCCGAGCTGATGGTCGGCAGCGAACTGCCCACCCCGGAAACCGAGGAGTCGACCGTCACGGACGTCCCGCTCCTCAAGGTGGACGGGCTGCACCTCACCCAGACGGACCTCGACGGCGTCGAGCGGGTCATCCTCGACGAGATCTCCTTCACCATCCACAAGGGTGAAGTCCTCGGCATCGCCGGTGTGGAGGGCAACGGCCAGTCCGAACTGGTCGAGGCGATCATGGGCATCCGCGATCCCGACGTCGGCGTCATCACGCTCGACGGCACCGACATCTCCCACGCCCCCACCCGGCGGCGCCGCGAGGCCGGCGTCGGCTACATCCCCGAGGACCGCCACCGCCACGGCCTGCTCCTCGAGGCGCCGCTGTGGGAGAACCGCATCCTCGGCCATGTCACCGAGCGGCCCAACTCGCGCGGCGGGATGATCGACATCAAGGCGGCCCGCGCCGACACCGCACGCATCATCAGCGCCTACGACGTCCGCACGCCCGGCATCGAGGTGACCGCCGCCTCGCTGTCCGGAGGCAACCAGCAGAAGCTGATCGTCGGCCGCGAGATGAGCCACGCACCCAAGCTCCTCATCGCCGCCCACCCCACCCGCGGTGTGGACGTCGGTGCGCAGGCCGCGATCTGGGACCACATCCGCGAGGCGCGCCGCGAGGGCATGGCCGTACTGCTGGTCTCCGCCGACCTGGACGAGCTCATCGGGCTCTCCGACACCCTGCGGGTGATGTACCGCGGCCGTCTGGTCGCCGACGCCGACCCCGCCACGATCACCCCCGAGGAGCTGGGCTCCGCCATGACGGGTGCGGCCACCGGCCACCTGGAGCACGCAGAGGACGACGACCGATGA